The Osmia lignaria lignaria isolate PbOS001 chromosome 1, iyOsmLign1, whole genome shotgun sequence nucleotide sequence AACTACAACTATATATAGACACAAACAGATTAGATTCATCTAAACCTATTGATTTTGTATCAATAATCAACACAGGATTGTATGATTTTAAAATGGAATGGAAACATGCAGGTGTTCATCTTACGGATGAGGTATATAATTTTACGTTACATGAATACCTTAACCCTAGAATAGATATatagtatatttaataaatatagggTGCATTGGTCTAAAACATTAACTAAAGTTTAAATtgcattataaatttttaaatttcagtaaaagcagttaatattatataaaacataactCATATTTATATTGAATGTTGTAATAATCTTTTAATCAATTGTTTGCAATACAGTATCTTATTATAAAGTTTGGAAACAAAAAAGCAGTTGGAAGTCTCACATGATTAGGTGCATAAATCATACACACCAGAAACACTCGTAAACCAATGAAAAAAGTCATTTTCATCTATAGTAGCTAAAAATGTTCATCTATAGTAGCAATGAATACAGCAGATTCAATAACAACTAAAATGTATAACATTAATAACTATATTAATCTATAAAACTGTATGCACCCACTCCAAAGACAAATACTAtcttttatgtaaaaaataattcataacccctttaaaattgtttttaagggagctgataattttaaaacaaaagtgAATATAGAAGTTCAATGGGCCAGTGAACATGTAATTGCAGCGATAGAAAAAAATGGTGGCACTATTACCACTGCATATTATGACACTAGGTGCTTATTCGCATTAAGCAATGTAGACAGATTTTTCACTACTGGTAAATTGTTTGATTGTATTACAACCAAATGGTATCTTGTAATGTTATAATTGAAGTATTTTCAACTATTTAGGAGAACCAATACCTCGCAGACTGTTTCCACCAACAGACTGCTTAGAATATTATATGAGCGCAGCAACGCGAGGATATTTAGCAGATCCTGAAGAGATTTCTAAAGAACGATTAGTTTTAGCTCAGAAGTATGGTTATGAGTTACCAAAAATTGAAGACAATCCAGATTATGAAATGCTTATGCAGCGTAAAGATCCTAGACAATTGTTTTATGGCCTTGAACCTGGTTGGGTGATTAGTCTTAAAGATAAAGCGATTCTTAAACCCAAAGCAGAATATCTAAAGGAATTTTACACAAGTTGAATTATTTGtacgatattaattaataaataaataagttagTGTGAAAATAGTGTATAAAATCAGCcaagttaaaatttttataatagacGAAGAAGAAAGTTAAGAAGTAGATTGCGACAGACGAGAAACGAAAAGTGAAAATAAACTACATACATAATACCGTTGTAGAACtttggaaataaaaaatcaaGCGCGATCATAATTATACATcgttttaaatattgaaattcaataaatgcatatttattaaagtataatatttAGGTACTACTGTTTTTTTTAAGAATACATAAACTATCCATGTATtacatttgtaatttattaatcatTGAAAGATAATTACTGATTCATATGCAAATAACACAGACATTGAATATAAACCAACATGTATATTTTAcgttattacattttatttatcaatacaGGCGTTTCGTAACATGGTGTTAAAGTCCATATTTAAACCATAAAAACATAACCTAAACATCTGGTATTTCTAACATGAATAAGAAAAGTAAGTAAAAAACAGTGATCTCGTTATCGTCGGCTACGAGATGAAACAATATCAacataataattatttgtaacgAATACTTCGGTTTCCTtcttaaatttcatttctgtcATCTATATGTATGCGGTAACAATTTAACAATGTCATACCAAGTCAGATccgaggattatatatttttaataaaaagtttatTCGCTGGtggtaagttttttttttatattcattagaataattttcatttatttactaTTTAGTTAAAAGCAagtgttatattttttaattatatttaaactaTTAGGGTGTCaacatttttattaatgttacaaatatacagtaatagtaatttattacgaaattataaaataactgTTTAATAGGTATAGCTGGAATGTGTTCAAAAACAACAGTAGCCCCATTAgacagaataaaaatattattacaagCACATAATAGACACTATAAGCATTTAGGTAAGAATAAATGAGTAATGTTAAcataaaaaaaacatttaaagACTCTATGACATTATTTTGGTATAGGTGTTATTTCTGGACTAAAAGAAATAATCCAGCGTGAAAAATTTTTTGCTTTGTATAAAGGAAATTTTGCTCAAATGATAAGAATCTTTCCATATGCTGCAACACAATTTACTACATTTGAGCTGTACAAAAAGgtaattattaattgatatttaattattatgttaaaatagttaaaaaataatatgaaatttgttcTGGGTAAAGTGATTCCACAGAGAGAAGTAACCATTATTAGTATGCTCATAATTTAAAGGTGAGCCTTAATCATATAGATTCAGTCTTAAATTCAAATTAAGCGAGTATAAGAATATGTGTAATAGTTTGTTAGAAAAAGTACATAATTTGTAATCaaaggggagaaaaaaataCTTTTGTATTATAAAGATATTAAATTACATGTAAAATTGCAAGTTCATTAAATTATCTTTCATTCTTATTAGTATCTAGGAGGTATATTTGGGAAGCACTCGCACATAGATAACTTTTTGGCTGGAGCTGCTGCTGGTGTCACTGCAGTTACATTAACATATCCGTTAGATGTCATTAGAGCTAGGCTTGCTTTCCAAGTCACTGGAGAACATATTTATGGAGGAATTATACATGCGGGTGTCACGATTTTTAAAAAGGTAATTTAtaagtaaaagaaataatttataagaagaaatatcttgtaTTTTGTGGAAAATTTTATGATTAAGTATCTATTATTATATGAAAGGTCAGTGGCACAACCATAATTATCCGATTGTGggattaaaaacattttttttcatactttATTAGCATTATGACAATATTCagtctaattttcttcatttttgtttattttcggaaatatttcagtatttattttttaaaaagtttgtAATTTCTTAATATGGGAACAGCTAACTTCTGATCCCCCATAATTGCGCTACTGTGAAAAGtaatacaattttttctatATATTAAGTATATTCATTGGCGCAactagaatttattttttaggGTAGCCCAGGTCCCTTagctttactaacaatatcatatgtttaatattatttaattctaaCTTGTGCCCTCAGGCGATTTTTGGGATTTCGGGTTCTGGAGCggttaaaaaattagaattcaCCAGTGTCCGAGTAACGGTCAAGAGTTTATTTCCAAAACGAGCTTCTTACAATCTGCCTCTTTTACAATTGTTTGCTCTTTTTATAATCTATTGCGTTGCGTGAGGATGACCAAAAAAGGTCGTGCTGCCCGGCGTATGTTCTGCTAGCTTGCAGAGTTTCGCTATGGGTATCTGCTGCTGATTCGGACATTCCTTAGCCGGGTGATGGTCGTACGATGACCCTTATACTGGTTGCCGGGCACAAAAAACTTAATtctaatattgttttatttatttattcataatttcatgTAATAAGATTATCATTGCGTGTTTTCAAGTTGCATTACATATTGCTTTTTGgccaaaatatttatttctattaggATAAGATTTTATTAGAGGATTTTAGaggtttagaattttagaatcttagaatcttaaaatttttgaatactGGAATTCCGGAATGTTGGAATTTTAAAACCATAAAATCTTATAATTTTAGAAGTTTGgaagtttaaaattttagaacgaTGAGGAGAACTTTAACCGCTCCTTAGTTATGCCAATGAATGTATAATGTACATACTAAGTTTACAGTtctattgaattttaaatgttttgcAAAAGCTTAGAAATGATAGATAAATTGTAAGTACATTAATGATATTTTAAGCTTACGTTTTACTTTTAAAACAGTACatgttaaatattattctaaaaagtaaatttaaagaattatcattagtattaatattattatatttttaggaAGGTGGTATCCGAGCGCTGTACAGGGGATTTTGGCCAACTATTTTTGGCATGATTCCATATGCAGGATTTTCCTTTTATTCATTCGAACAACTTAAATATTTATGTATGAAATATGCACCAGATTATTTTTGTGACAAGTGTGATAGAAATACTGGTATGATAAACACCAAGTTTTAATAATaacgttaaaaatttattttacaaaatgaatatatttttattaaagcggtttaaacaaatttgtttaattttagattatatttttattattattggcaattttaattatttaaaaattttttaaaaatttttcttttgtgaaatgcaataataattatatgcTCAACATGTTAAGCATTGTTCAAGATTAATAAAACTATGAACATGGTTACAGGTGGTTTAGTTTTAACTACATCTGCTAGATTATTATGCGGAGGTGTTGCAGGTGCTATTGCTCAAAGTTTCTCTTACCCATTGGATGTTACTAGAAGACGTATGCAGTTAGCTATGATGAATCATGCTACGCACAAAtataggtatatatatatatatatatatatatcttcaaATTTACAATATGAATAAAGAATATGTATTAAGAATAACTCAATTAAATGGATAATTATAACTTTTTTTTAGTACTAGTATGTTACAAactatgaaaatgatatataaaGAAAATGGCATTGCAAAAGGTCTGTATCGTGGAATgagtattaattatttaagagCAATTCCTATGGTATCAGTCAGTTTCACCACATACGAAATTATGAAACAAGTACTGAATTTAGATAcaggaataaaattataatttattttgcaaAGATCTGTaacttgtaaaataattaatgctgattcattttgattttctcataattatattgttccaattttattttacgaaataaggatattttaatgaatttttgaacCTAATTAgatatattaatgaaaattaaaatgtatatttaattattttataagcataaaaagacattttttttgttttcatacaaaatttgatttttatacctcttatttatttattttatttagtaataaatggatatgtatacatatagttaacagaattttcaatattttttataaaaagtgTATCAAAACGTTATCAAATGTAAAAactgataattataatataattgtatatttttattagcaGGATGTTAAGTAATTTTATCCGACATAGACGTGTTGTATGTGATAAATAATCAATTTAATAATAAGTTAGAAATTAAGGCACTCGAAATTTAAGTTTATAAAAGATTTATTAATAAACTAGGTATAGCCCGCTCGTCCGTCGCGTATCTAGAGCCCGTATCAAAGAATCAAAGCAACCGAAAACAGCATATCGGTGAAACAAtactaattcaacaataaaacttttttatttttgctagatgaaaatgaaattgtcaGGTTTTACTAATCAAAATAAGACCAGACATGATACAATTTGAAGCATATTTGGTTATTTAATAAGTGATTTTCGTTCGCCTATTGAATAAGTAAatgtgatctgtgcgaatgataaaataatttttaacaaaaaacaaatccgacttcgaaatgcactaaaaagtgtcaaataatttctatttcatttataacaatattccatagctattaataatatctacttgatcgttaaataggataccaaatacatttcaaagtttttggaggcggcgcaaaattaaaaacttttcctctactaagatcctaactcggacgtcgacaacctatgataaatcagccatttgataatttcaagtaaataatattcaacgggaattaacaaacccattgcgaattaactatactgcagttcacgagtgactgcacttaactcgcgcagctagtgacctactgtggtctagggagatttttaatagtgcgtgtgattcccctttacagcttgcttcttactttgcgttcacatcatttttttcttgcgacaaataataggaatttcattgtatcgtgaaactttacaatatcatcaccggttatcaattatcgtatgtcatatatttctgtccgccatttatatggtcgcaaagtataataagaagcaagctgtagaggggaataacacacgttattaaaaatctctctagacctagtgagcggcgcgagcacagccgactctaactagccatgctgaacaacgtggcaacgccgctcacgtgacaatcgggagtcctattttcaaaaacagagtcctgtgcttggaattgtaattaacgtcttttttaattaaaagctgtagtaatatacactattttgtgttaattatgtataaacaatatataaacgttgcaactatggcaaatagaagtgatgtggtagtataaaattgttataaatgtgatatatattttgtgtactctcaaagtagtttggtgttgtgaagcatgatatttgaaatatttacagtggtttcaagaaaatttaggtatgaagcaaaatggaaccatctttggatcaaattgaaacatttaaggggtgaactttactttaccggacccaaaattttggactttttttttttgaatctatagtttttgatgcggagaatccaaaaatgcaagtctcaactttaggaattcagtggttaaaaagttgtaagcgtgtaaagtttgacatttttagcggatttgttacgttactgtgacgccatattgacttcttgtccaatgaacggtgtcgctagctgtAGGCAGATTCACGTGGGTGTCGACTACTTTGGCgggtaaatttgatactgtctgagttagttaggtgtatatttttttaaagagagagagagagaattcaattttatgaataatttaaatacaactAGTGATGGGACTCGTACCCAGCGAATAGAGTCAAATTGGCGGCCGGCGAAGGACTGGATGAGGGGGAGGGGTCGTTTTCACGATGAGGAATTTGCCGATCGCTTATGCGAATATCTGTGGCGACGGTTTTGCCGTCACAACAACATAGACCTCATGGGATCAATGATGGAAGCGATTCGGAAAcaatatgtttttaattaaggtAAGCGGAAGTTTAGTTCTACGCTATGCGAGGACCAATCAGGTTATACATCTAaagcaatatggcgtcacagtaacgtagcaaatccgctaaaaatgtcaaactttacacgcttataactttttaaccactgaattcctaaagttgagacttgcattttcagattctacgcatcaaaaactatagattcaaaaaaaaaaaggtccaaaattttgggtccggtaaagtaaagtttaccccatttaagaattgataaacgtgtatataataataaccttgaaacaagcgaaattattggaacgaaaccaaagaggttatgtgaagtccaaagagtagtcgggagtctgacaaCGTTGATTGgctaaagccgagtatccacctgtatcaaacgcccgtatcgtatcaccgttccgaacccttttgaataggcagacgttgcctcgttgcatgccacggcgtgctacggctcggacaatatttcttcgtttcttgaaagaaactcctataggcgagaagtttcgatttcctgcatgctgtttctttattgtaattgtcctaaccatatcgtgtttggtatcattttaatcagaaaaacgtcacaaatatcttggtaaaagttttataagaaaaaaatgaaaaataacaaagttcagtcattgcattagtattatctcactgatatatccgattccagatcatattatctcgagcctcaagtgtcatgtttccacttgacatagcatttcgggccttcgcctgggtatgttgtttttacgtttcaagtggtctccgaacctatcctttgaacagcaagaaaccgacaattttcggatcggcccgttccttcacctccgtatcacagcccaatagaactttcgatactcggcaacggaaaaatctctggaaaattaacattgtcctttttcaataatcacagaggttcttattaacattgctcttttatgtacagcgtatcaccgaagataattgatctgtttaaatatatttagacgataaaatttgtttaaattaaattagattaagttca carries:
- the mRpL15 gene encoding mitochondrial ribosomal protein L15 produces the protein MSGKQGKDLALSMLRTLPRVCLGNIRDNPGSKKPSKRGRGQHGGNKHGCGNKGSGQRQNFMRLGYETGNTPFYLRFSREPYYKGHHLRREYPPLSLQQLQLYIDTNRLDSSKPIDFVSIINTGLYDFKMEWKHAGVHLTDEGADNFKTKVNIEVQWASEHVIAAIEKNGGTITTAYYDTRCLFALSNVDRFFTTGEPIPRRLFPPTDCLEYYMSAATRGYLADPEEISKERLVLAQKYGYELPKIEDNPDYEMLMQRKDPRQLFYGLEPGWVISLKDKAILKPKAEYLKEFYTS
- the LOC117606134 gene encoding solute carrier family 25 member 16 isoform X2 yields the protein MNKKSIAGMCSKTTVAPLDRIKILLQAHNRHYKHLGVISGLKEIIQREKFFALYKGNFAQMIRIFPYAATQFTTFELYKKYLGGIFGKHSHIDNFLAGAAAGVTAVTLTYPLDVIRARLAFQVTGEHIYGGIIHAGVTIFKKEGGIRALYRGFWPTIFGMIPYAGFSFYSFEQLKYLCMKYAPDYFCDKCDRNTGGLVLTTSARLLCGGVAGAIAQSFSYPLDVTRRRMQLAMMNHATHKYSTSMLQTMKMIYKENGIAKGLYRGMSINYLRAIPMVSVSFTTYEIMKQVLNLDTGIKL
- the LOC117606134 gene encoding solute carrier family 25 member 16 isoform X1, which translates into the protein MSYQVRSEDYIFLIKSLFAGGIAGMCSKTTVAPLDRIKILLQAHNRHYKHLGVISGLKEIIQREKFFALYKGNFAQMIRIFPYAATQFTTFELYKKYLGGIFGKHSHIDNFLAGAAAGVTAVTLTYPLDVIRARLAFQVTGEHIYGGIIHAGVTIFKKEGGIRALYRGFWPTIFGMIPYAGFSFYSFEQLKYLCMKYAPDYFCDKCDRNTGGLVLTTSARLLCGGVAGAIAQSFSYPLDVTRRRMQLAMMNHATHKYSTSMLQTMKMIYKENGIAKGLYRGMSINYLRAIPMVSVSFTTYEIMKQVLNLDTGIKL